A region of Selenomonadales bacterium 4137-cl DNA encodes the following proteins:
- a CDS encoding Na+/H+ antiporter NhaC family protein has product MADGSFNLWWGLVGLIPLLVYMVLVLREMDPLPATVICVVIGAVINAKSLVGVGADLSKAMGSFLGLVGLIIMLGRGLGEILSETKVAHTLVYKIMYGIGVNSQRKAALGIMLASLVIVGLLGTMAGGIAIIAPIVNPIAAAVGLSPAMVAVMYQSVGEEALTLGPFTPPVVTLLGLTKLDYGTMLVTAAIPVAVVTMIAAWVMMWRIQRDTAEKSPYDDTIKSSSAGFTPTETSRRATNVFIWLFIALIAYGIFIKAATPYVISVMLILAFVVGFVGKMKFDDICRGVVRGMAGNVGLFLLFILLELLIKYVEHAGGFKAITYLLMPLIQIGGKTAVVIAGGAIGAFGISGAVVAELMTLHKMFVSLVGQYGVSMIAWTVALIVATRVTNFIIPGSNMVAMMGFAQSKDLGSMIRNGWAVAIAQTGLLIIYALFVA; this is encoded by the coding sequence ATGGCTGATGGGAGCTTCAATTTGTGGTGGGGCCTGGTAGGCCTGATCCCGCTTCTGGTTTACATGGTGCTGGTGCTGCGGGAGATGGACCCGTTGCCGGCAACGGTGATCTGCGTGGTGATCGGCGCGGTTATCAACGCCAAAAGCCTGGTAGGCGTGGGGGCGGATCTATCGAAGGCGATGGGCTCTTTCCTCGGGCTGGTCGGCCTCATCATCATGCTGGGACGAGGTCTGGGGGAGATATTATCCGAGACAAAGGTCGCCCATACCCTGGTTTATAAAATCATGTACGGCATCGGTGTTAATTCGCAGCGCAAGGCGGCGTTGGGAATAATGCTCGCGTCGCTGGTCATCGTCGGCCTGCTGGGAACTATGGCCGGCGGGATCGCCATTATCGCGCCGATCGTAAATCCGATCGCGGCGGCGGTGGGGTTGTCGCCGGCGATGGTGGCGGTGATGTATCAGAGCGTGGGCGAGGAAGCTTTGACGCTGGGGCCGTTTACGCCGCCGGTGGTGACGCTGCTCGGCCTGACCAAGCTTGACTACGGCACGATGCTTGTCACCGCCGCAATCCCGGTCGCCGTTGTGACGATGATTGCCGCATGGGTGATGATGTGGCGCATCCAGCGCGATACTGCCGAGAAGTCGCCGTACGACGACACGATAAAGTCCAGCAGCGCTGGGTTTACTCCCACCGAAACCAGCCGCCGGGCCACGAATGTTTTCATCTGGCTTTTCATTGCCCTTATCGCCTATGGTATTTTCATCAAGGCGGCGACGCCGTACGTTATTTCCGTGATGCTGATCCTGGCGTTCGTGGTGGGGTTCGTCGGCAAGATGAAGTTCGATGATATTTGCCGCGGCGTCGTTCGGGGCATGGCCGGCAATGTCGGTCTTTTCCTGCTGTTTATCCTTCTTGAGCTGCTGATAAAATACGTGGAGCATGCCGGCGGTTTTAAGGCGATAACGTATCTGCTCATGCCGCTTATCCAGATCGGCGGCAAGACGGCGGTTGTCATCGCCGGCGGCGCCATCGGCGCCTTCGGGATTTCGGGGGCGGTGGTGGCCGAGTTGATGACGCTCCACAAGATGTTTGTTTCGCTGGTAGGGCAGTACGGGGTTTCGATGATCGCCTGGACGGTGGCGCTGATTGTGGCGACGCGGGTTACGAATTTCATTATTCCGGGGAGCAACATGGTCGCCATGATGGGCTTCGCGCAGTCTAAGGACCTCGGGTCGATGATCCGCAACGGCTGGGCGGTGGCGATCGCTCAGACTGGGTTGTTGATTATCTACGCGCTATTTGTTGCGTAA